In the genome of Bradyrhizobium arachidis, one region contains:
- a CDS encoding DUF3320 domain-containing protein — protein MAEHGLQLPNFLLGAHNMAERAEIKEPAGGLKINCTAADNVNIAFYQNAVPIVRELAIENGTGRDLSELSVHLTAEPPFLTPAVSQIQYVADRAIHHIRSPDLKLDPAFLAGVTASRRAQLRIRVESAGETLIESAVELNLLPPSHWGGVNAAPELLAAFVRPTDPTIDVILREASGKLAAAGRHDAIDGYHKQTKARAWEIADAVWAALVSHSIAYVLPPKSFERSGQQIRGPSEILSRKVGTCLDLTLLYASCLEQAGLNPVLVLTEGHAFVGVWLVDEDFSSLVIDDPQMLRKRVQLDEMVLVETTILTGSNPGRFKQAVDAGAKLIAEEATSEFELAIDVKRARSAKIRPLDLSRSGEPTITPSGAPSVPNELGEIPKFEENLDKPREDVSERSLDRLEVWKRNLLDLTLRNRLLNFKDSKSTIGIECPDAAILEDKLSGGDRFKLLGRASVLDGSDGRDTALLAQRLQDGARKDFISDAMVRGELHTAVPETELEGRLTDLYRATRLAFEEGGANILYLCVGFLKWTPHDGAGPYRAPLILVPVQLERKSVRSGFRLALHEDEARFNPTLLQMLKQDFDLSIPELEGELPEDATGVDVAGIWKTIRRHIKSVKGWEVTEQVVLATLSFTKYLMWKDLVDRTEILKRNSVVRHLIDTPTHTYDGSGAAFVAEHTIDQLIDPAELFTPLSADSSQVAAVLAAQRGGDFVLFGPPGTGKSQTIANMITNCLAHQKTVLFVSQKTAALEVVRQRMQAIGLGNYCLEVHSTKAQKSNVLEQLATAWRERNRVTEEHWSAAASELKRRRDQLNKLVSALHRRRANGMTAYEAFGRVVADRDRFPDVGLTWPIGSVHTPEDLVRMREICSDIRTALEAVGDPVNHPLKGIEQTKWSPAWVQSLQQLVDRLHLALQEVRTAADDLVLSIGLDGAARNDGLLPQLIKLVSLLLHADAADGSLLLSTDAPERVNALHDLADAAGRLNEKNSQLSVQYELRAALLDLPSLERDWTDACASNVLVRSGRKKKVRLALKPYCPDEVPEDIGRDIVVLQELAGLLREIENTKPRFRGMERLWRGPQSEVSRFQGLIDWATSVRDVVDAYPIDGMEPHQLLLHIQDMLLRDNHRFRPSGQVRHAFEAMYRAFPSMHRTAKELGACIGLDDPEDIVKLESGWIEALLQRTANWRSNVIKAPQWATWRWAARSARAAGLSPLVDAVENGIVDGTALSNVFDYSYARWIAEAIVNEDEVLSGFLAEKHEATIEAFIAADKRVGELARDIVKARIGAGVPTQTNFGKDPEWGTLAREISKKARHMPLRQLFGRLPTVLTQLAPCVMMSPLSIAQYLPADAKPFDVVIFDEASQIPVWDAIGAIARGTQVVIVGDPEQLPPTNVGQRGVDDEDDDGSTVQSQQSILDECLASNIPSMRLSWHYRSRHESLIAFSNVKYYRGELTTFPSPVTRDTAVRYIHVEGGIYERGGAKINRKEAEAVVAEVVRRMKTSSHSIGVVTFNGEQQRLIENLLDQARRSDPSLEPHFDRNQSREPILVKNIENVQGDERDVIVFSVAVGPDKTGRVTAQISSLNSEGGHRRLNVAVTRARRELLVFATLRPEQIDLGRTGAKGVVDFKHFLEFAENGARAIAEAFSPTGRDAESPFEDAVMRALQEKGWEVHPQVGVSFFRIDLGVVHPDFPGRYLAGVECDGAAYHRSATARDRDRLREMVLTDLGWRIRRIWSTEWWMDSSTATEKIHARLVADLEADRASRRAPAISEEPTPPPERIPSVNDTGEPAGAETSVAEAVPESEQTEVSPESANDDGAPVGETKVYARGPMTEVREPDRGTATYVKADPANVAPPDRERFYDASYRGTLRSMVDHVVHTEAPIYFDVIVDRIARAHGFMRSGETVQKIVASSLGRNRFPMSKDGERQIVWPQDAAAQDRAPYRGAGGRDHSDIPLPELAGLAGMLRTAGLEEDEDIIRAMQEHFGLGRLAASTRDRFEAAVAAAS, from the coding sequence TTGGCCGAACATGGTCTGCAGTTGCCGAATTTTCTTTTGGGGGCGCACAATATGGCGGAGCGGGCTGAAATCAAGGAACCAGCTGGCGGACTGAAAATCAATTGCACGGCTGCGGACAACGTCAACATCGCCTTCTATCAAAACGCTGTTCCAATAGTCCGCGAATTGGCAATCGAGAACGGCACGGGGCGCGATCTTTCAGAACTCTCCGTACATCTCACAGCGGAGCCTCCGTTTCTGACACCCGCGGTGTCACAGATCCAATACGTTGCCGATCGCGCCATTCATCATATCCGCAGCCCAGACCTGAAGCTGGATCCCGCGTTCCTGGCCGGCGTAACCGCCTCCAGGCGAGCGCAGTTGCGCATTCGCGTAGAATCCGCGGGTGAAACGCTTATCGAGAGCGCAGTCGAGCTCAATCTGCTCCCTCCCTCGCACTGGGGCGGCGTCAACGCCGCGCCCGAGCTGCTGGCCGCTTTCGTTAGACCGACGGATCCCACCATCGATGTCATCCTTCGGGAAGCCTCGGGTAAGCTGGCGGCAGCAGGCCGTCATGATGCGATAGATGGCTATCACAAGCAGACCAAGGCCCGGGCCTGGGAGATAGCCGATGCCGTCTGGGCAGCTCTGGTTTCACACTCAATCGCCTACGTCCTCCCCCCAAAAAGCTTTGAACGGTCGGGCCAGCAGATCCGAGGCCCCAGCGAAATCCTGTCTCGTAAGGTCGGAACCTGTCTGGATCTTACTCTCCTCTATGCGTCCTGCCTTGAGCAGGCAGGCCTCAATCCTGTGCTTGTCCTAACTGAAGGTCACGCTTTCGTTGGCGTGTGGCTTGTTGACGAGGACTTCTCAAGCCTTGTAATCGATGACCCGCAGATGTTGCGCAAGCGCGTGCAGCTCGATGAGATGGTCCTGGTGGAGACGACGATCCTCACCGGGTCAAATCCAGGGCGTTTCAAACAAGCTGTCGATGCCGGCGCCAAGTTGATCGCCGAGGAGGCAACGTCCGAGTTCGAGCTTGCCATCGACGTCAAGCGTGCACGAAGCGCTAAGATCCGGCCACTCGATCTATCGAGGTCCGGCGAGCCGACCATAACCCCTTCTGGCGCACCGTCTGTCCCGAATGAACTTGGCGAAATTCCAAAATTTGAAGAGAATCTCGACAAACCACGGGAAGACGTTTCAGAACGGAGCCTGGATCGGCTAGAGGTTTGGAAACGCAATCTTCTAGACCTCACGCTGAGGAACCGACTGCTGAACTTCAAGGACTCGAAATCTACCATCGGGATCGAGTGCCCTGATGCGGCGATATTGGAGGACAAGCTCTCAGGTGGAGACCGCTTCAAATTGCTCGGAAGAGCCAGCGTGCTCGATGGCAGCGATGGCCGCGATACTGCGCTACTCGCGCAGCGACTGCAGGACGGCGCCCGCAAGGATTTCATCTCTGACGCCATGGTCCGCGGCGAACTCCACACCGCCGTTCCGGAGACCGAACTCGAAGGTCGGCTAACCGACCTCTACCGGGCCACCCGCCTCGCCTTCGAGGAGGGCGGGGCCAACATACTGTACCTCTGCGTCGGGTTCCTAAAGTGGACGCCCCACGATGGCGCCGGGCCCTACCGCGCTCCGTTGATCCTTGTCCCGGTCCAGCTTGAGCGCAAGAGCGTGCGCTCCGGCTTTCGCCTCGCGCTGCACGAGGATGAGGCTCGGTTCAATCCGACCCTGCTGCAGATGCTGAAGCAGGATTTTGACCTCTCGATTCCCGAACTCGAAGGAGAATTGCCGGAAGACGCAACTGGGGTCGATGTTGCAGGTATTTGGAAGACAATCAGGCGTCATATCAAGAGTGTCAAAGGCTGGGAGGTTACCGAGCAGGTCGTGCTCGCGACGCTGTCCTTCACGAAGTACCTGATGTGGAAGGATCTCGTCGACCGCACCGAAATCCTGAAGCGAAATTCGGTGGTCCGGCATCTGATAGACACCCCGACCCACACCTATGACGGCTCGGGCGCCGCCTTTGTCGCAGAGCACACCATCGACCAACTCATCGATCCGGCCGAACTCTTCACGCCGCTCTCGGCCGACTCCTCCCAAGTTGCTGCCGTGCTCGCCGCGCAGCGTGGAGGCGATTTCGTGCTCTTCGGACCGCCGGGCACGGGCAAGAGCCAGACGATCGCGAATATGATCACGAACTGCCTCGCTCATCAAAAGACAGTTCTTTTCGTGTCGCAAAAGACTGCTGCGCTCGAAGTCGTAAGACAGCGAATGCAGGCGATCGGTCTCGGTAATTACTGTCTCGAGGTTCATTCGACCAAAGCCCAGAAGTCTAATGTGCTGGAGCAGCTGGCCACCGCCTGGCGCGAGCGCAATCGCGTCACCGAGGAACATTGGTCGGCAGCGGCTAGCGAGCTGAAGCGGCGACGCGACCAACTGAACAAGCTTGTTTCCGCGCTACACCGGCGCCGCGCCAATGGAATGACAGCATACGAGGCCTTCGGACGGGTCGTCGCCGATCGCGATCGGTTTCCAGACGTCGGCCTGACATGGCCTATCGGTTCGGTACATACCCCCGAAGATCTCGTTCGCATGCGCGAGATTTGCTCAGATATTCGCACCGCCCTCGAAGCCGTGGGTGATCCTGTCAATCATCCACTCAAAGGCATCGAGCAGACCAAATGGAGTCCTGCGTGGGTGCAGTCGCTTCAGCAGCTGGTCGACCGTCTCCATCTCGCCCTCCAGGAAGTTAGGACGGCTGCCGACGATCTGGTGTTGTCGATTGGGCTCGATGGTGCCGCTCGCAACGATGGTCTGTTGCCGCAACTGATCAAGCTCGTCTCGTTGCTGCTGCACGCCGACGCTGCGGACGGATCGCTTTTGCTCTCGACCGATGCACCAGAACGCGTGAACGCGTTGCACGACCTTGCCGACGCCGCAGGCCGGTTAAACGAAAAAAACTCGCAGCTTTCCGTCCAATACGAGCTCAGGGCGGCGCTGCTGGATCTGCCATCGCTCGAGCGTGATTGGACGGATGCATGCGCGTCGAATGTTCTCGTGCGAAGCGGCCGGAAAAAGAAGGTCAGATTGGCTCTGAAGCCATATTGCCCGGACGAGGTGCCTGAGGACATCGGTCGAGACATTGTTGTGCTGCAAGAGCTCGCTGGCTTGCTGCGCGAAATCGAGAATACGAAACCTCGCTTCAGGGGCATGGAGCGCCTTTGGCGCGGGCCGCAGAGCGAGGTGTCTCGTTTCCAAGGGCTGATCGACTGGGCCACAAGCGTACGCGATGTGGTCGATGCATATCCTATCGATGGCATGGAGCCGCATCAGCTGCTCCTGCATATCCAAGATATGCTGCTTCGCGACAACCATCGCTTCCGGCCGAGCGGACAGGTCCGCCATGCATTCGAGGCTATGTATAGGGCATTTCCGAGTATGCACCGGACGGCCAAAGAGCTGGGTGCATGCATCGGCCTCGATGACCCGGAGGACATCGTCAAGCTCGAGTCTGGCTGGATCGAGGCCCTCCTCCAACGAACCGCGAATTGGAGATCAAACGTCATCAAGGCTCCGCAGTGGGCCACTTGGCGTTGGGCTGCTCGTTCGGCACGCGCAGCGGGACTTTCCCCTCTCGTCGATGCCGTCGAAAACGGAATCGTAGATGGGACGGCCCTCTCGAACGTCTTCGATTACTCTTATGCGCGCTGGATTGCCGAAGCTATCGTCAACGAGGACGAGGTTCTAAGTGGCTTTCTTGCGGAAAAGCACGAAGCCACGATTGAGGCGTTCATCGCCGCTGACAAGCGGGTTGGAGAACTCGCCAGAGACATCGTAAAGGCACGCATTGGGGCGGGGGTGCCAACTCAGACCAATTTCGGCAAGGATCCGGAATGGGGCACGCTCGCGCGCGAGATCAGTAAGAAAGCTCGGCACATGCCGCTTCGGCAGCTGTTTGGCCGCCTCCCGACGGTGCTAACCCAGCTCGCCCCATGCGTTATGATGAGCCCGCTTTCTATTGCGCAGTACCTACCCGCAGACGCCAAACCCTTCGATGTCGTCATTTTCGACGAGGCCTCTCAGATCCCGGTATGGGACGCAATCGGAGCGATTGCGCGCGGCACTCAAGTTGTGATCGTGGGCGACCCGGAGCAGCTGCCCCCTACGAACGTCGGACAGCGTGGCGTCGATGACGAAGATGACGACGGTTCGACCGTCCAGAGCCAACAGAGCATACTTGACGAATGCCTTGCCTCGAACATTCCGAGCATGCGGCTGTCTTGGCACTACCGCAGCCGCCACGAGAGTCTAATCGCTTTCTCCAACGTCAAATATTATCGGGGTGAGCTGACGACTTTCCCCTCGCCCGTGACGCGCGATACCGCGGTCCGCTATATTCACGTAGAGGGCGGCATCTACGAGCGAGGCGGCGCCAAGATAAACCGCAAGGAGGCCGAAGCCGTGGTGGCCGAGGTCGTCCGGCGCATGAAAACGTCGTCCCATTCAATTGGCGTCGTCACATTTAATGGCGAACAGCAACGGCTGATCGAGAACTTGCTCGATCAAGCCCGCCGCTCTGACCCATCGCTGGAGCCGCACTTCGATCGCAACCAGTCCAGGGAACCGATCCTGGTCAAGAACATCGAGAACGTGCAGGGCGACGAACGGGACGTGATCGTATTCTCGGTGGCCGTCGGACCGGACAAGACTGGACGCGTCACAGCTCAGATCTCGTCGCTGAACAGCGAGGGCGGCCACCGCCGCCTCAACGTCGCGGTCACTCGTGCGCGGCGCGAGTTGTTGGTGTTCGCGACATTGCGGCCCGAGCAGATCGATCTCGGGCGGACCGGCGCCAAAGGTGTAGTCGACTTCAAACACTTCCTCGAATTCGCTGAGAACGGCGCACGGGCTATCGCCGAGGCCTTCTCGCCAACCGGGCGCGACGCGGAATCGCCGTTTGAGGACGCTGTGATGCGGGCCCTCCAAGAGAAGGGTTGGGAGGTTCATCCTCAGGTGGGCGTCTCCTTCTTCCGGATCGATCTCGGCGTCGTTCATCCGGATTTCCCTGGGCGATATCTTGCCGGCGTCGAATGCGACGGCGCCGCCTACCACCGATCGGCCACCGCCCGCGACCGCGACCGTCTGCGCGAAATGGTGCTTACAGATCTTGGTTGGCGAATTCGGCGGATCTGGAGCACGGAATGGTGGATGGATTCATCTACTGCGACGGAAAAGATCCATGCGAGGCTGGTCGCCGATCTCGAAGCCGACCGTGCTTCTCGGCGAGCTCCCGCGATAAGTGAAGAACCAACGCCTCCGCCGGAGAGAATCCCGTCCGTTAATGATACTGGCGAGCCGGCTGGCGCCGAAACGTCGGTCGCAGAGGCGGTCCCCGAATCTGAGCAAACCGAAGTCTCGCCGGAATCGGCAAACGACGACGGAGCGCCTGTCGGGGAAACGAAGGTCTACGCTCGTGGACCGATGACCGAGGTGCGGGAGCCCGATCGAGGGACGGCCACGTATGTCAAAGCCGATCCCGCAAATGTGGCGCCCCCTGATCGGGAGCGCTTCTACGACGCGAGCTACCGCGGGACACTCCGTAGTATGGTCGATCATGTTGTCCATACCGAAGCCCCGATCTATTTCGACGTGATTGTAGATCGCATAGCGCGTGCACACGGTTTCATGCGCTCGGGTGAGACGGTGCAAAAGATCGTCGCCTCATCCCTCGGACGAAATCGGTTTCCGATGTCCAAGGACGGCGAGCGGCAGATTGTTTGGCCTCAGGATGCCGCGGCGCAGGACAGGGCTCCTTACAGGGGCGCTGGGGGACGCGATCACAGTGACATTCCGCTTCCCGAATTGGCGGGTCTCGCTGGGATGCTGCGGACCGCTGGCCTTGAGGAAGATGAGGATATCATCCGCGCCATGCAGGAGCACTTCGGCTTAGGGCGGCTGGCAGCTTCGACCCGCGATCGTTTCGAAGCTGCTGTGGCGGCGGCTAGCTAG
- a CDS encoding nucleotidyltransferase family protein produces the protein MKQFSNIDQVMFSDLVQKATDADFDENFPENGTFLKQKRANREYYYYKAYETSGGHGPTKTALKYVGPADDPEIAKRAQAFQRTKIGYRARRELAAKLRRAGYPAPPHMEGLVVSELARAGLFRLRATLVGSMAYQTYSGILGVRLPDELVTTEDMDIAKFYGISISIDESMPDIEDILKKVDPTFAPSFSPDETKLFSGFANATGFKVEFLTPNRGDEDYSSRLTKMPSLGPSVGAQVLRFLDYLIHEPIRSVVLHDAGVPVLVPAPERYAIHKLIVATKRNVFFADKAKKDINQAGALIQAFDTVKRGSDLGFAWMEAWERGARWRRRLGVGALRLSDDTFAMLSKGVAEAAKLDGKSADEYGLTGGKDGLLARLSIAKATAAPAP, from the coding sequence ATGAAGCAGTTTTCAAACATCGACCAAGTCATGTTTTCCGACCTGGTTCAAAAGGCGACCGACGCCGACTTCGATGAGAATTTCCCGGAGAACGGGACCTTTCTCAAACAGAAGCGGGCCAATCGCGAATACTACTATTACAAGGCCTATGAGACCTCCGGCGGCCACGGACCGACGAAGACGGCCCTCAAATACGTCGGGCCGGCCGACGATCCGGAGATCGCCAAGCGCGCCCAAGCGTTTCAGCGCACGAAGATCGGATATCGCGCGCGTCGAGAGCTGGCTGCGAAGTTGAGGCGAGCGGGCTACCCGGCTCCGCCTCATATGGAAGGTCTCGTTGTCAGCGAACTCGCGCGAGCGGGACTTTTTCGACTTCGCGCCACGCTTGTCGGTTCGATGGCTTATCAAACATACAGCGGCATCCTCGGCGTCAGGCTTCCCGACGAACTCGTCACGACCGAGGATATGGATATCGCCAAGTTCTACGGCATCTCGATCTCGATCGATGAGAGCATGCCGGACATTGAAGACATCCTGAAAAAGGTCGATCCGACGTTCGCGCCCTCGTTCTCCCCCGACGAGACGAAGCTGTTCAGCGGTTTCGCCAACGCCACCGGGTTCAAAGTCGAATTCCTCACGCCGAACCGGGGCGACGAGGACTACTCCTCCAGGCTAACGAAGATGCCGTCGTTGGGGCCGTCGGTGGGCGCACAGGTATTACGGTTCTTGGACTACCTGATCCATGAGCCGATCCGCTCCGTCGTTCTGCACGATGCAGGCGTACCGGTCCTTGTACCGGCGCCGGAGCGCTACGCCATCCACAAGCTCATAGTCGCGACCAAGAGGAACGTCTTCTTTGCGGACAAGGCGAAGAAGGACATCAACCAAGCCGGTGCGCTCATTCAGGCGTTCGATACCGTTAAGCGCGGAAGTGACCTAGGCTTCGCATGGATGGAGGCATGGGAACGCGGAGCGAGATGGCGACGCCGCCTTGGCGTGGGCGCCCTACGTCTTTCCGATGACACTTTCGCCATGCTCTCAAAGGGTGTCGCTGAAGCGGCCAAACTCGACGGGAAGTCGGCAGACGAGTACGGCCTTACGGGTGGCAAGGACGGGCTTCTCGCGCGCCTCTCGATAGCGAAGGCGACAGCAGCGCCTGCGCCGTAA